In the Cydia splendana chromosome 2, ilCydSple1.2, whole genome shotgun sequence genome, one interval contains:
- the LOC134801566 gene encoding uncharacterized protein LOC134801566, whose amino-acid sequence MLRACPRVYIICLCASVVLSVQVSKEYVCQDPDTGTLHELNATWPSTTFCGNYTCKIRRINTGQQPSKVFVSIFNQQARADTNNETNELSLKPDPTNDNDRLLNKAEIQKITELLHLVKKSDLEAVIELYNVAQEMYKDMKDDAAKEDNKESEAVSGESRESSQQKTSYWYESDNEHRKVADMKSEGTELESSVLYSARPYPYAQPQRYYYSPGRTYPNYFTGSLFNNEGRVGYPNVPMNQQGVPEYYQKRNIYDGPGPTPPCNPCVRPYQYQLMPMPVNYPPRSASDMYPYLVTAYNYTTQGYKNNHKGNPWAYYDYYRNLPHPKPSQILRNPNVLEKIYEENSINAKIKDEQSWKTDPLSEDVINEIRANIAQRSKLINIPLKKRLKLERISKVFKLDQNNRKTRSISKENSEEKYSKESDIIQKTIEETKTLENTEIMETYVEKVLCEPPTELGFFKIGNMNKPFPHCCPQKIEDKQR is encoded by the exons AATATGTCTGCCAAGATCCAGATACGGGAACTCTTCATGAACTCAACGCAACTTGGCCATCAACCACTTTCTGCGGAAACTATACGTGTAAAATTAGAAGAATAAACACTGGTCAACAACCATCTAAAGTGTTTGTGAGTATTTTCAACCAACAAGCCAGGGCCGATACTaataatgaaacaaatgaattaAGTTTGAAACCAGATCCCACTAACGATAATGACAGACTTTTAAATAAAGCAGAAATTCAGAAAATTACAGAACTACTGCATTTAGTGAAGAAGAGTGACTTGGAAGCTGTTATAGAACTGTATAATGTAGCTCAAGAAATGTATAAGGATATGAAAGACGATGCGGCTAAAGAAGATAACAAGGAGAGCGAAGCAGTATCGGGGGAATCTAGAGAAAGTAGTCAACAAAAAACATCTTATTGGTATGAATCAGATAATGAACATAGAAAGGTAGCTGATATGAAGTCAGAAGGAACTGAACTTGAAAGTTCAGTCCTATATTCAGCTAGACCATATCCGTATGCGCAACCACAACGGTACTATTACTCGCCCGGTCGAACCTATCCCAATTACTTTACGGGATCGCTGTTTAATAATGAAGGTAGAGTGGGATATCCTAATGTACCGATGAATCAGCAAGGCGTGCCCGAATATTACCAAAAGAGAAATATTTATGATGGTCCTGGGCCAACACCACCTTGTAACCCTTGCGTTCGACCATATCAGTATCAATTAATGCCTATGCCTGTAAACTATCCTCCGCGATCCGCTAGTGACATGTATCCGTATTTGGTGACAGCATACAACTACACTACACAAGGATACAAAAATAATCATAAAGGAAATCCTTGGgcttattatgattattatagAAACCTTCCACATCCGAAACCTTCACAAATTCTAAGAAATCCGAATgtattagaaaaaatatatgagGAAAACAGTATTAATGCTAAAATCAAAGATGAACAATCATGGAAAACTGATCCTTTATCTGAAGACGTTATCAATGAAATCAGAGCAAATATAGCGCAGCGTAGTAAACTTATAAACATACCTTTGAAAAAGAGATTAAAATTAGAACGGATATCTAAAGTATTTAAACTAGATCAGAACAATAGGAAAACGAGGTCAATATCTAAAGAAAATAGTGAAGAAAAATATTCAAAAGAAAGTGACATAATTCAGAAGACTATAGAAGAAACAAAAACTCTTGAAAATACAGAAATAATGGAAACGTATGTCgaaaaagtact GTGCGAACCACCGACAGAACTAGGTTTCTTCAAGATCGGCAACATGAACAAGCCTTTTCCTCACTGCTGTCCGCAAAAAATAGAAGATAAGCAAAGATAA